A stretch of DNA from Solea solea chromosome 20, fSolSol10.1, whole genome shotgun sequence:
GCGCCAATGATCCGTTCTGGCTCAAGGTTTCTTGCAAAGCCGCGTGGTTTTTCAGGCTGGAAGTAGTGACAACAAAAATCAGTGATGTCAATGGTTTGTGGccattttctgtttattcttAAGAACTTTAACCATGACGTTTAAATTGGATCAACAAAGTCACTGAAGGATCAGGGTCAAGGCCAGAAAAATGCTTTGCTGGAACAGTTTGAAACAAGAATGATTCTGATCCCATGTTACTCCAAGGTTCAGGAATAAAGCTCACACAAATGAAACCACTACATTAAGAGCTTCAGTAAGGTGTTGAACTGCTGTTTGGCATTTTTGAGTGCCCTGAGCAACAAGGTAATAAAATGTTTGCCTCAGTTTTTACAGACAGTCCTTAATGTGAAGGatttctattaataaaatgtttaggGAGACAAGTGAACTTACTTCTTTCTTCTTTGCCTCTGTCTCTGGCTCATCTGTTGATGCCTTCCTCTTCACAGCAGCAGGCTTCTCTTTAATGTTCTTCTGTGCTTCCAGAAATGCTGAGATCAACTCAGGACAATCCAGGTTCTCCTCTGGCTCCCATGTGTTGTCAGACCTACATGTACAGGAAGGTCATTTGCATCTCAACACATCAAATAAAACTAAGCATTAAGGTGAAGAGGAGGCTATACTGCATGCAAAATTTTAGTCACTTCATGCAACCACAATGGCTCCCGTTCAGACCTGGCATTAACATCTGCCCTGAAAGAGCTGATTTCAAGTGGGCAGGGTTAAGTACGACTGTTCATACCTGGCATAAACATGCGTCCTTGATgggtctcctgtgaccacatctCAAGTCTCTGCCCGATATGTAAACACATATGGACATCATGTCTATTCACatggacaaaaatgtttgtAATGAGTCTGACTATACAGGTGTGTCTAGCGTCAgtatgtgtgcatctgtgtcttTATGCGAGAGGTATTTTATGGTATCTTTATGgtaaagaaagagggaaaagggGGGTGGGTGGAGGTGAGTGAAACAAAGCGCTACCTAACATAGCTTTTGCAATTAGAAATAAAGCAATCATTTGTTAATCCATTTTAACATTATAGCGGTGGCCAAGTCAACATATGGGTATCATGAAGTGTCATAAATAAGGTGAAATCGCAGTGGGTCAGCTGTCATCAGTTGAAGAGGTAGTCCAATACATCCCAAAGACAAATTGCGCTCATACATAAAAGGAAATGCATCTCTAAACCATTTACCAATGTGTTTTTGATCAGACATGAATACCAATTCAAGACATTCGGGGTGAATATTAATACCAGGACTGAACGGGATTAAAGATTATTGACAAAAGCATGTCACAACCCCATACCAGGGAAGTACTTCCAGCTCAGCAGGAGGGGGAGCAGATGTCCCAGGCAACTCACTCAGTAAATCCTTTCCACTTCAGGAAGAATTCAACTTTCCCATTGACAATACGCTGGTCCAAGACTTTTTCAACAACAAATTCTTCAGGTTCCTCCTGAGTTTCCACTCCATCCTTTCTGGTCTTGATATTCTGTTTTTTACCCATGTTTTGATCTAAAACAAGAACACaagtattaaattaaaaataaggcTTGTGTAGTGCATACAGACTCACCGACACACAGAGGCTGGGTTAATCCATATAGTATTGGACAAACACGACACCAGCATGGCCTAAACCTCCAACAGAGGACGTTGCCATAACGGCAATAACAATTTCCCGGTAATTTACAAGAATGCGCTCGTTTAAACTTGCAAAGATACTATTTACATGCCGGGTGAAGAATTGTCAGTTAGCCGAGCGCTGTGCACCACGGGAGCTAGCAGGTTAGCCGCGATGCTAACTGAAGACGATATCATCAAGGCCTGAATAATAACAGAACATTTCTTTGTCTCTACAATATGCAACACATCGTTACTGTTAGTCAAGCAGTGTAAAAAGTAAACTTCAAGATGCACtcagtatttttaaataaacagaaaagcTATCACCGGGCATGACacgacacaaaaaacacaaggagTATTTTACAGGCCTGCGAGTATGATTTAGTCACATAGGCGCTTCTAATTATAGCTAGCTTAAGTTAACATGACATGGGCAGTGCAGGTTACTGTTGAGACATGTTTGCATCCGCCGACTATGAACTAATGTACGCGGTCGTAAAGAAAACATAGCAAGCAGCTAGCGCTGTGTTCACGCAAAAAAACTCACTCTTTCTTTGCATTATGCGACTTCCACCACACACGTCCTCTTGTAAGACAAGGCTGCCGTCGTTCGGTTAACTGGTTCAAACTTTAACTaactgatgcaaaaaaaaaaaattgcacaaCACAGATCCTTACCACGCGGTCTGCCTCCTCTTTATCTCTCGTATGCAGGTCCAGGGGACGGGCGCGAAAACTTCGGCTATATTCTTGAGTCCCCTACGGAAGCCCGGAGGAAAACGCGCTTCGTTGTATATGCCGTGCTTATGGTATGTAGTCCTTGGAGAAGACTCAAGGCCAGATTTAAAATCTCACGCTTTCCATAGCACGAATTTTATATTGTACCAGAACATATTAATGAGCATCTGACATAAATGcatgacttttaaaaacagaataacTGAAACgttctttgctgctgtaacaatgtaaattcgCCCACTGGTGGACAAATAAAAGactatcttatctcatcttgaACATGTAAAACACCCAAACACAGATCTGGGTGTCTCACTGGGTTTGAGATGGGAAGGTACCCAAGCCAAAGTAGTGGCACAAGAGAGACACAAttgaataactttatttattttcaaatcagaaagaacacctgcaaaaaaaatgttccctACGCTTGTATAGAAACAGTAAACTTTTGGTCAAACCGTAGATTTTAATACACATTTGTTAGGGACTGGGAGGAAAATTATTGGAGCCACATTATTAACAACTTCATGCAAGCAACTTCCCCCATTTCATTCACTCAATCTGCTTACTGTATAAAGCAATGTGTCTGTGGCAACTTCTACTAAATGCTTAAAGTCTCAGATAATCTCAAATACAtaaaaagaaacattcaaaCCTTATTAAATAGAATTGgtgattgtattttttttttctttttcaggaaCAATGTGGTTTAGGTCAATTGAGGGCCATTTTAAAAACGAGAGATTCATTAGCAAGAGTGCAACTTAGCTCCCCTACAAAAGGGTCAGTTCTATTTGAGCCAAATCTATTAACTAAGGCAAGAGGTAGAATATAATCTTGTCAGAACTCGTAATACTTTACTTATGGGTTAATTACTCaatgttaaatttaaacattaaatggTTGCCTTGTAAATATTGTTAGTTATGtgcatgtatatacacacaacaaCCAAAATCAAATGCAAATGAAGGCTATTGTCAATTCAATCATTGGCATACCAAACTTTAAAGAAAGGAACAAACCGTCACACTACATGCCctcaaaaatgagaaaaaatatgTAAACTTTACTTTATGTCACAATAATCTTAGAACTTTGAGATAAAGTTTCCATTGTGAAAAAAAGATACTGCCATTGACAGCTGTGTGGTTCATATAAGCATTTCAGGACCTcaaaaacttaaataaatacaaatcacaCTTCCTAAACTGATTACCTTGAGAAGTGAGATaacgtggaaaaaaaacaacaacagatccTCCTCCTAGATTTCTATTTAGTAACTGACACAATGCTGGCCGATGATGTTACATTTTAGATGCGAGTGTCTAAaagtagaaacaaaaaaacacaatggtTTTAATGTTTAGCAGGCACAAAAAGAGACTGTCAGCATTGCCAGCAGCTTAGTTGTTCCCTTCAATCACCTTTGGTGAGTAAAGCATGTCCAGTGTCTGAGCTACATTTTCCCCATgagatgttttatttacagagatttttttttgcacctttTGCCCCTTAGGCTCCCAACAGTGGTGAATCCACACCCACTTTTAATAAAAGGAGATCCCAAAACTGGAGTAAGGCAAAGAAGTTCAGaaacctccaaaaaaaaaaaatctcgaaATTTTAAGTCTTAGCTGGCAATACAGCATCACTGCCTTTTgtccttcttcctcttgtctGTTTTGTTGCCAGCTGAGGTGGTGACAGTAGGTCTTCTTAATGGCTGAACTGCTACTCTACCGTTAGCCCCGCACTGCAGGGTGAATCTTTCTGGATTCAGAGGCTGTCCTGAACCATCTCTCAGTCGCGCCAGAACGTCTCTGGTCAGCTGCTTAATCTGTTGGCTCACAGCACCCATAGTCTTAGCTGTAACCTGCTTGTCCCTTAGCAGCCTGTCTCTTTGAGCTTGCAGCatttccacctcctcctggaGTCCTGTAATGGCATCTAATTTGCGCTTGCGGCAATTTTGTGCCGCCAATTTATTTTTCCCCCGCCTGCGGATGTCCCTGAGGAGGTTCACCTGTTCAGGAGAGAAGCCATGACCATCAAGAACCTCAAGAAACTCCTCTACAGGCATGTTGACAATCTGCAGAACAGAGAATGGGATGTACATGGCACGGGCACGCAGCTCATCGCGACTCATATCCCGGTCATCTAGCGTTTGCTCATCGCTGTCGCTAAGAGGCTCCTCTTTGATGCCTTTGTGGTGCAGTGTGACTGCAGGCTGGTTCAGGAAAGCAGTTGATGAATAGCTGTGGTCAtgccacacactctcactcagaTCAAAAGGTGACCATGCTGTCGTGTAGCCTGCAATGCCTTTTGAAGGGACTAGATCCGCATCACTACTGTAACCAGTTGCTCCACACTCATCCTCACAGTATGagctggatgatgatgatgacatttcaGATGACCCTGAACAAGAGAAGAGATAATGAttgtgttgtatgtatgtataacaaCTGTATGCAAGTATGAATTGATGCAATCTACAAGtattttatgagattttaaccAACCTGGGGAAATTGGGCCTCCAGAGCTGCTCTCCAAGGAGAGACCAGAGTCCGAGTCCAGGTCCTCAAGAGCATGTGGGGCTATGTTCCCAAAACTGCTCATTAGTTGAGAGTCCATGGAGTCTAGGCCTTCTAAACCTAGCTGATTGATCTGGTCAAACACTGCCTCATCCAGACATCCACCCAGTGCACTATGAGATGACTCATTTTCAGTTAAATTACATACTGAAGCAAATGGCAGAGCAGCCAGGCCCAGGGCCATCCCTGGTGAGACGTCGGAGTGGGAGGAGCCTATTGATTCCAGTCGGAATAGTGTTCCTTGTTGGGTGACTAGCCTGGCCTCTCCTCTTTCTGATGCCACACCAGACACCCCAGCAGAGGTGACCATAGCATCATGCAGACTGACATTCTGGCTGATTGCGCTTGTGATGTCTGTATCCGCAACAAGGGAGTCCAAGTCCTGAGAATGAGACGTACAGTTTAGCTACGCAAAAACAGCACATGGAACACCATGAGACACTACTGCCATTCAAATTTAGCTTCTAAAAACATTTGCATGGAAGAGAGAGCTGTAGACATGACAAGTCAATGTTGATTCACCAAATGTACGTTGAATGAGCTACTGACATGCCTAGAAAAACAAGTGTCAGAGCAGAAGCACGTCATAACAACAtcgtttaaaataaatgtggccGCAAAAGAGACTACATGTGAATGGAACCATAGAACATCTAAATTACTGTAAGATGTGACAAACACGAACAGCAAACTTACATCAAGGTcggtgacagacagagagagcaaattGCTCCAGTGCTGGTCGATATCAATAGGAGGAGGATGGTGGATAACTGGGTTGGACAGCGCAGTGATGTCTTCAAAAAGACtctgaaacaaaacacaaaattcaCAGCATTTGTTAGCAACAAGTATCAGAGACTGACGCAATactaaataatataattatgtgCTTTTTATTATTGAATTTAAGAGGCTAAAAAAGCAGTCTGTGCAAGATGGTAATTATGTGGTTTACCTAATCATAAAGTGCACTGGGATCAGACTGGTTCAAGGTGTGATACAGTCATGTGAGACTGAACCTCTGGTATAACAATTTTCAGCAGTGTCACAACAACTTTTCAACGCTACAAAGCACCTGACGAAGGGAGCTGTGACAAACAGGATCATACCTCTTGTTCCAGTGTGGAACTGTGAGTGTGCTGAGTGATTGGAGCaggttcttcctcctctttaacTTTAACATCATTTTCCtgacaggaaaaaacaaaacaaatcagacaGTTTGTTAGTCAACACACAAAAGACCCTGAATTACAGTTCATTTTTGACTCACTGACCAAAGTCTAGCCATTCCGAATATATCAAACAATGATTAGTGTTCTATTAAAACAAAGTAATTTTAACCACAGAAGGAAGTGAACTCAAATTAACAAAAGgtcaaaaaaaaatacctttggGACAAATTAGAAATATAGGAGTTGGTGCATTTACATAGAAAATGAAAGTaggtacatttccatgcacagctAAGTCGAGCTATGGTTATATTTTGACTATGCTGTTCAACTGGACTACAGCCATTGTCCTTGTTTACAAGCAGTGGTGGAAATTTGATTTATTGACTTTAGTGTGCCCACCTCTACTCAACTAGGTGGTCAAATGCCCATGACCAGCTTGTTAGTATGAGGCAGTTTCCAGATTACCATGTGGCTGTCAGCACATCAATGACTCGTCCAAGTCTTCCTCACTATCCTGTCTATTAACTTTAGAATATGCAAATGTTCAAGTGTACAATCCACCTCCTCCTTAGGCCAAAAATGTGCCGGCCTGAACTTTGGGATTGTCTTATTCTTCTTTGCATTGGCTTCTTCAATTATTTCCTGGTATTACCTGTGTGTAGGAACTGTAGCACATGCACAGAACCCCTGGGCCAGCTTTAGTCTCAAGGATTGTAAACAAGGACAATGGCTGTAGTCCAGTTGAACAGCAACTGGACTACAGCCATTGTCCTTGTTTACAAGCAGTGGTGGAAATTTGATTTATTGACTTTAGTGTGCCCACCTCTACTCAACTAGGTGGTCAAATGCCCATGACCAGCTTGTTAGTATGAGGCAGTTTCCAGATTACCATGTGGCTGTCAGCACATCAATGACTCGTCCAAGTCTTCCTCACTATCCTGTCTATTAACTTTAGAATATGCAAATGTTCAAGTGTACAATCCACCTCCTCCTTAGGCCAAAAATGTGCCGGCCTGAACTTTGGGATTGTCTTATTCTTCTTTGCATTGGCTTCTTCAATTATTTCCTGGTATTACCTGTGTGTAGGAACTGTAGCACATGCACAGAACCCCTGGGCCAGCTTTAGTCTCAAGGATTTGACTGTAGGTATACATGCAGTAATAGCTCAACTCCCACTCGGATTCTCTCAGAGTCTCAAGAGTGTTCACTTTTAGAAAGTCAGACTGACTTCAGTTTACcggttttagttggactaatacattttttttttctttacttttatttggtATATGATAAATGAGGCTATACCTCTTAAAAGATTACTCAATTCAATACTGATACATACAGTGCAACATAATGTTGGTCACCAGCAGTCTGCCACAAAAACATTATAATTCATTTGAAAGGAAAATGACTGCTGGATCAATTTTGAAACATAAATGTGAGTTGCAAAATATACACCACACGAGTACAGTTCTGTTTAAGCTCTGTCTGAGCATGTTGAATCTGACTGGAGCAGCTTCAGCTGGCCCACTAAATGGAGACAAACTGTTTTTCCCTGTCAAATATCATAGCTCAATTCCACCCACACAATTACAAGCATTTTAGTAGTCACTCAATTTACAAAGTAGGGGTAAAGAATAAAAGTTGTTAAGATCATGGTATCAATGTGAACAAAAACCCTCGGAGAGGCCAGTGTTCAAATATGGACTATCACTTTTGTGTCAGCAACGAGGGTGTGGATCTAGGCTTTGCCTTTCTACCTCTCTAAGCTCACAGCTGGCAGTTGAGGCTGAAGAGAGGAGATACAGTTACACAATTGTCTTCAACAACTGCCACCACGCAGCTGTTTATACCCCCGAGCAAGAAAAACTGGATTATTACTCGAACTGAACATAAACGTCTGGATGTGATTAgagacttaaaaacacaaaatggctgtCACACAGAATGCAGTTACAATAAATGTGCAGACATTTACACAACATAATGTGCACATATGTTCCAATTTACAATCAAAATATGTGGGTTAAGTGAGGTATTTAAGTGCTAGTGTGGGGCAACTCAAAAACATTGGTCTCTTCACTTAAGCCTCCATTGTTTAATGTGACAGGTGCCGCAGACAGCTAAGCACTTCATGCTGAGACACAGGACATGAAGGCAATCATACAAATGTGAAAGTAAATGCACATTGTATGTGCTATCACGCTGTTCATCAGGAAATGCGACAACATAATTAACTGTTTGTTGGAAAGACACCATATTATTATGCAACCTGGGCTGTTGTGGCTAGCTAGCTAGTGATAACATTAGCTGTTCGTGTAATCACTGGGGAAGTTGGAATTCTGATTTATCCATTTGTTTATCAGTCATTTTACGTGGATTAATGCAGTCTGTTTAACTTTATATTTCACTCcgtatacactcacacacttgccTCTTTAAGAAACACACAGGCTCCAGCGCTACAGGGCCCATGTCCGAGTTCATGAGTAGTTTGGTACACCTCTTGGCCAGGGTCAGGCAGGTGTTCACGGTCATCCCCGACGCCATCCCCGGGGCTTTGTAACCctgaactgctgctgctactgttactgttgttgttgttgttgtttgttgaagGCCCACAGTCAGCCTGGTCAGCGGCAGATACTTGGTGAACCAGCCATGCGCTCAACTGTGTGGGGAACCGGGGAGAGCCAAGTGTCCTCACCTCGTCTAGCAGCCGACGGCTTGCAAAGAAATAGTCCAACTCGGGACATTTGGGGTGCACACTATATCCGTC
This window harbors:
- the nfe2l3 gene encoding nuclear factor erythroid 2-related factor 3, yielding MQKAKKYFTEGLIQLTILLSLIGVRVDIDSYLSGYYSPLIEINLGPSSAYTQTPFHNLRDTLDGYSVHPKCPELDYFFASRRLLDEVRTLGSPRFPTQLSAWLVHQVSAADQADCGPSTNNNNNNSNSSSSSSGLQSPGDGVGDDREHLPDPGQEVYQTTHELGHGPCSAGACVFLKEENDVKVKEEEEPAPITQHTHSSTLEQESLFEDITALSNPVIHHPPPIDIDQHWSNLLSLSVTDLDDLDSLVADTDITSAISQNVSLHDAMVTSAGVSGVASERGEARLVTQQGTLFRLESIGSSHSDVSPGMALGLAALPFASVCNLTENESSHSALGGCLDEAVFDQINQLGLEGLDSMDSQLMSSFGNIAPHALEDLDSDSGLSLESSSGGPISPGSSEMSSSSSSSYCEDECGATGYSSDADLVPSKGIAGYTTAWSPFDLSESVWHDHSYSSTAFLNQPAVTLHHKGIKEEPLSDSDEQTLDDRDMSRDELRARAMYIPFSVLQIVNMPVEEFLEVLDGHGFSPEQVNLLRDIRRRGKNKLAAQNCRKRKLDAITGLQEEVEMLQAQRDRLLRDKQVTAKTMGAVSQQIKQLTRDVLARLRDGSGQPLNPERFTLQCGANGRVAVQPLRRPTVTTSAGNKTDKRKKDKRQ
- the cbx3a gene encoding chromobox protein homolog 3a isoform X1 produces the protein MQRKNQNMGKKQNIKTRKDGVETQEEPEEFVVEKVLDQRIVNGKVEFFLKWKGFTESDNTWEPEENLDCPELISAFLEAQKNIKEKPAAVKRKASTDEPETEAKKKEPEKPRGFARNLEPERIIGATDSSGELMFLMKWKDSDEADLVPSREANTRCPQVVISFYEERLTWHSCPEDEAQ
- the cbx3a gene encoding chromobox protein homolog 3a isoform X2 yields the protein MGKKQNIKTRKDGVETQEEPEEFVVEKVLDQRIVNGKVEFFLKWKGFTESDNTWEPEENLDCPELISAFLEAQKNIKEKPAAVKRKASTDEPETEAKKKEPEKPRGFARNLEPERIIGATDSSGELMFLMKWKDSDEADLVPSREANTRCPQVVISFYEERLTWHSCPEDEAQ